The Leptolyngbya sp. CCY15150 genome contains a region encoding:
- a CDS encoding hybrid sensor histidine kinase/response regulator codes for MPTATVLNFLISAPTILATEPLSTVATWLADHPCEQVVVLNEHQRPIGWVRSLEVLTVAWRRNASPSSNHTEDYGIPPDLMRSLPLVTNSELALELGRQGMAAPLPDIIAIVDPEGCYLGLLNQTEFWRFIALQPSASTKPPESPAWPIPIDPSPTALLVQVLDHLPLPLMLQTSSGTVIAQNQIWQRQIGEVPHLRSNLQTVKQAATDPSILAHPWESEQFSSLRQPSLSLASIAQGYQVTKGGDVLSANQCRIDADTNTCICVCPTSDGSNRLWQFTTVSLGDVRSPDYDAAYDSLWLVLAQDYTEQQRVGQELAAKNADLIQLNRLKDEFLACISHELKTPLTSILGLSSLLKDQAIGAMSDRQARYAQLIYQSSRHLMLIVNDILDLTRIETGQMELILEPVNLEVVCHRAYEQVTQGHGGPSNPLHQEGEDDPTASCPSIQVTIRTDQACLLADELRLRQMLANLLSNAMKFTTASGAVGLEVEDWGHWLAFTVWDTGMGIPADKQHLIFQKFQQLEQPLTRSFEGTGLGLVITQRLARLHGGEVTFTSKEGEGSRFTILLPVVPPQAKQTLDPAEAAVILPHKRSSNNRLMLVMESVPQLLDDVTYHLGKLGYQVAIARSGTEALEKTRQLQPAMVFLDPVLPQLSGWDVLTLLKSDDDTSHIPIIAMTTQAESQRAESAGVDGVLSLPIDGEALEQLMDQQLAIATPTEQYPSLTVLHLGQPSPWTEIALADPDWVPSPDGSDRSPVLDLNHLLHPYHCRVLEVDDIDQADVLSRVWRPDVVLLSDRAADPVAYFQQIQDCSYLSTLPMITLTAELTQAANQYPELTVFPCLDPAAPVSPMSRDAGIPTLLEVIRVATGTYWTPHVLVVDVTTTGETPLLQPPLQYLQQSGLASVIAQSPTEMAQALQQKSGDLLLLCTDTLAFNPALVQVIQILEQAPIRPPVLVWQQAGRQGQRSASPEFWSETQTLRQRLDAIAAQMLPLDILVEDVILRIQSTLGQQYSQSQ; via the coding sequence ATGCCAACCGCCACTGTTCTCAACTTTTTAATATCAGCACCTACCATTCTCGCCACGGAGCCCCTCTCCACCGTGGCGACTTGGCTGGCTGACCATCCCTGTGAGCAGGTGGTGGTGCTCAACGAGCACCAGCGGCCCATAGGGTGGGTGCGATCGCTAGAGGTGCTGACCGTAGCTTGGCGGCGCAATGCATCCCCTTCATCAAACCATACAGAAGACTATGGCATTCCACCGGATCTGATGCGATCGCTGCCCTTAGTAACCAATAGCGAGTTAGCGCTAGAGCTGGGACGACAGGGCATGGCCGCGCCCCTGCCAGACATCATTGCCATTGTCGATCCTGAGGGATGCTATTTGGGGTTACTCAACCAAACAGAATTTTGGCGGTTTATCGCTCTTCAGCCATCGGCTAGCACCAAGCCCCCCGAGTCACCAGCCTGGCCTATTCCAATTGACCCGTCCCCCACCGCCCTGCTCGTGCAGGTTCTGGATCACCTACCGCTGCCCCTCATGCTGCAGACCAGCAGCGGCACAGTCATCGCCCAAAATCAAATTTGGCAGCGGCAGATTGGCGAAGTGCCCCATCTGCGCAGCAATCTACAAACGGTGAAACAGGCCGCCACCGATCCATCGATCCTCGCCCACCCCTGGGAAAGCGAACAGTTTTCCAGCCTCCGACAACCCTCCCTATCCCTCGCCTCCATCGCCCAGGGATACCAAGTCACCAAGGGCGGCGACGTCTTGAGCGCCAATCAATGCCGCATTGATGCAGATACGAATACCTGCATTTGCGTTTGTCCGACCTCCGATGGCAGCAATCGGCTCTGGCAGTTCACCACCGTCTCCCTAGGGGACGTGCGATCGCCAGACTACGATGCCGCCTATGATTCCCTATGGCTCGTCTTAGCCCAGGACTACACCGAACAGCAGCGGGTTGGGCAAGAGTTGGCGGCCAAAAATGCCGACCTCATTCAGCTCAATCGTCTCAAGGATGAGTTTTTGGCCTGCATCAGTCACGAGCTAAAAACGCCGCTCACATCCATTTTGGGACTATCAAGCTTGCTGAAAGATCAGGCGATTGGAGCCATGAGCGATCGCCAAGCCCGCTATGCACAATTGATCTACCAAAGCAGTCGGCATTTGATGCTGATTGTCAACGATATTCTCGATCTGACGCGCATTGAAACCGGGCAAATGGAGCTGATCCTAGAGCCCGTCAACCTAGAGGTCGTTTGCCACCGCGCCTACGAACAGGTGACTCAGGGCCATGGCGGCCCGTCCAATCCCCTACACCAAGAGGGGGAGGATGATCCAACAGCATCGTGCCCCTCTATTCAGGTGACGATCCGCACAGACCAAGCTTGCCTCTTAGCCGATGAACTGCGCCTGCGCCAAATGCTGGCCAACCTACTGTCAAATGCCATGAAATTCACCACGGCATCTGGGGCAGTGGGGCTGGAGGTGGAAGACTGGGGGCATTGGCTAGCCTTCACCGTGTGGGACACGGGCATGGGAATTCCCGCCGATAAACAACACCTAATTTTCCAGAAATTCCAACAGCTTGAACAGCCCCTAACACGCAGTTTTGAAGGAACAGGACTCGGGTTAGTGATCACCCAGCGGCTAGCTCGTCTGCACGGGGGTGAGGTGACGTTCACATCCAAAGAGGGGGAGGGAAGCCGGTTTACCATTCTTCTGCCCGTGGTGCCGCCCCAGGCCAAGCAAACCCTTGACCCGGCAGAAGCAGCGGTGATCCTGCCCCATAAGCGATCGTCTAATAATCGGCTGATGCTGGTGATGGAGTCTGTCCCCCAGTTGCTCGACGACGTGACCTATCACCTAGGCAAACTGGGCTACCAGGTGGCGATCGCTCGCTCCGGAACCGAGGCCCTAGAAAAAACTCGGCAGCTTCAGCCAGCTATGGTATTCCTCGATCCCGTCCTACCGCAGCTTTCGGGATGGGATGTACTGACGCTGCTCAAGTCTGATGACGACACCAGCCATATTCCCATCATTGCCATGACCACCCAGGCCGAAAGCCAGCGGGCGGAGTCTGCCGGAGTAGATGGTGTGCTCAGCTTACCCATCGATGGGGAGGCCCTAGAGCAGTTGATGGATCAACAGCTTGCGATCGCGACGCCTACCGAACAGTACCCGAGCCTAACGGTGTTACACCTTGGCCAACCCAGCCCATGGACTGAGATCGCCTTGGCAGATCCCGACTGGGTGCCGTCGCCTGACGGCAGCGATCGCTCTCCAGTTTTAGACCTCAATCATTTGCTGCATCCCTACCATTGCCGGGTTTTAGAAGTTGACGATATCGATCAGGCTGATGTGCTATCGCGGGTGTGGCGGCCGGATGTGGTACTCCTCAGCGATCGCGCAGCGGATCCCGTCGCTTATTTCCAGCAAATTCAGGACTGCTCCTACCTAAGCACCCTGCCGATGATTACCCTCACGGCGGAACTCACCCAGGCAGCCAATCAATACCCTGAACTCACGGTGTTCCCCTGTCTCGACCCTGCGGCCCCGGTTTCACCCATGAGTCGAGATGCTGGCATTCCAACCCTGCTGGAGGTGATTCGGGTGGCCACCGGCACCTATTGGACACCCCATGTTTTGGTGGTCGATGTCACCACAACAGGAGAGACGCCCCTGCTGCAGCCACCGCTCCAATATCTACAGCAGTCAGGTCTAGCCAGTGTTATTGCCCAATCTCCCACGGAGATGGCTCAAGCGCTTCAGCAAAAGTCTGGGGATTTGCTGCTGCTCTGCACCGATACCCTGGCCTTTAACCCAGCCTTGGTGCAGGTGATTCAAATCTTAGAGCAGGCTCCTATTCGACCACCGGTTTTAGTGTGGCAGCAGGCAGGACGGCAAGGACAGCGATCGGCTAGTCCAGAGTTTTGGTCAGAAACCCAAACTCTGCGCCAGCGGTTAGATGCGATCGCTGCCCAAATGCTACCCCTGGATATTTTGGTCGAAGACGTCATTTTGCGGATTCAAAGCACCTTAGGGCAACAATATTCCCAATCCCAGTGA
- a CDS encoding glycosyltransferase family 39 protein: protein MDSRSTPLSLLLQSWDKHPALRWGLSALGLALLCGGAFFLHLGSVGLIDETEPLFAEAARQMTVTGDWITPYFNGDTRFDKPPLIYWLMAIAYQTLGVNEWSVRLPSALSATALTVMGFYVLRRFGFPSPAQANDPQSSSGQRWAAAWIGAALMALNAHTLIWARTGVSDMLLSGCMGTALLSFFCGYTERDRPRVQQGWYFAFYTLTALAVLAKGPVGLVIPGLTIICFLAYTGNLWTVLWKEMHLVLGILWFVILTLPWYVLVILENGAAYTDSFFGYHNFERFTQVVNNHGAPWYFYFIVVLAGFFPGSIYLPVAIARLQVWRRSLWVDQPRSGQLSLFALAWFGVIFGFFTVAVTKLPSYVLPLMPAAAILVGLFWSDQLLRSPSQGWAIRLSHGVTVVLSVALGIALLYSPAVMGDDPAMPTLPEVIQQTSLLQAGTVVWLLMAIAMVTLWLKGQGRWFWSVHIVGFAAFLMVTVMPMGFIVDELRQAPLRHLAQVAVAQQRPNEPIAMVGFSKPSLVFYTQQPILYLSAPSLVIQRLQRLGDRPDAPDSLLLLGYPGRLRRTGLPLDQAEKLEETDAFQLFRVTLPLPDDLPPPPEE from the coding sequence ATGGATTCCCGTTCTACTCCTCTCTCCCTGTTGCTTCAATCGTGGGACAAGCATCCTGCTCTCCGTTGGGGACTATCCGCCCTTGGGTTGGCGCTGCTCTGCGGTGGAGCCTTTTTTTTGCATCTGGGCAGCGTGGGTCTCATTGACGAAACCGAGCCTCTGTTTGCTGAAGCCGCCCGCCAGATGACCGTCACGGGAGATTGGATCACGCCCTATTTTAACGGGGATACTCGGTTTGATAAGCCTCCCCTCATCTACTGGCTGATGGCGATCGCCTATCAAACCCTTGGGGTCAATGAATGGTCGGTGCGTCTGCCGTCGGCCCTCTCCGCCACTGCGCTGACGGTGATGGGATTCTACGTACTGCGCCGTTTTGGGTTTCCATCCCCCGCCCAGGCGAATGATCCCCAATCTAGTTCAGGCCAGCGATGGGCAGCCGCTTGGATTGGTGCTGCTCTGATGGCGCTGAATGCCCATACGTTAATCTGGGCCCGCACGGGCGTGTCGGATATGTTGCTGAGCGGCTGTATGGGAACAGCCCTCCTGTCATTTTTCTGCGGCTATACAGAACGCGATCGCCCCCGAGTGCAGCAGGGATGGTATTTTGCGTTTTATACCCTCACGGCCTTAGCCGTACTTGCGAAGGGGCCGGTGGGTTTGGTGATTCCCGGCTTGACTATTATTTGCTTTTTGGCATACACCGGCAACCTCTGGACGGTGCTGTGGAAGGAAATGCATCTGGTGTTGGGGATTCTCTGGTTTGTGATCCTGACGCTGCCCTGGTATGTGCTGGTTATTTTAGAAAACGGGGCTGCCTACACCGATAGCTTTTTTGGCTACCACAACTTTGAGCGCTTCACCCAAGTAGTCAACAACCACGGTGCGCCTTGGTATTTTTACTTCATCGTTGTCCTAGCGGGCTTCTTTCCCGGCTCGATCTATCTGCCGGTGGCGATCGCTCGTTTGCAGGTTTGGCGGCGATCGCTCTGGGTAGATCAACCCCGATCTGGGCAACTGAGTTTGTTTGCCCTGGCTTGGTTTGGGGTGATTTTTGGATTCTTCACCGTGGCGGTCACCAAGCTACCCAGCTATGTGCTGCCCTTGATGCCGGCGGCCGCGATACTGGTGGGTTTATTTTGGAGTGATCAACTGCTGCGATCGCCATCTCAGGGCTGGGCGATTCGCCTCAGTCATGGTGTAACCGTGGTGCTGTCTGTGGCCTTGGGGATTGCCTTGCTCTATAGCCCTGCGGTGATGGGCGATGATCCGGCGATGCCCACGTTGCCGGAGGTGATTCAGCAAACATCGCTGCTCCAGGCTGGCACGGTCGTATGGCTGCTGATGGCGATCGCCATGGTCACCTTGTGGCTCAAGGGGCAGGGGCGCTGGTTTTGGTCTGTGCATATCGTCGGTTTTGCGGCCTTTTTGATGGTGACGGTGATGCCCATGGGGTTCATCGTCGATGAACTACGCCAAGCTCCCCTGCGCCATCTTGCTCAGGTGGCGGTTGCTCAGCAGCGGCCCAATGAACCCATTGCCATGGTGGGGTTTAGTAAGCCCAGCCTGGTGTTTTATACCCAGCAGCCGATTTTATATTTGAGCGCTCCCAGTTTGGTGATCCAGCGTCTGCAGCGCTTGGGCGATCGCCCGGATGCACCGGACTCCCTTCTGCTGCTGGGCTATCCAGGGCGGCTGCGGCGCACAGGCCTCCCCCTAGATCAAGCCGAAAAACTAGAGGAAACCGATGCGTTCCAGCTCTTTCGCGTCACCTTGCCCCTGCCCGATGATTTGCCGCCACCGCCGGAGGAGTAG
- a CDS encoding Npun_F5749 family FMN-dependent PPOX-type flavoprotein, whose product MMLAPWRSPLARALHRNRSLAYARYLQLATVRPNGQPANRTVVFRGFLDDSNQLRMATDVRSQKIDQIQHQAYGELCWYFPKTREQFRLAGSLTMVTHAEPEPMLQTARRSLWHALSPDARSQFAWPDPGAPRTKEGSDLSSEAIADLDLDQPLDTFCLLLLDPDSVDHLDLRGEPQHRCLYERQGATWTSQSVNP is encoded by the coding sequence ATCATGCTTGCTCCCTGGCGATCGCCCTTGGCTCGGGCTCTGCATCGCAATCGTTCCCTAGCCTATGCTCGCTATCTACAGTTGGCGACCGTGCGGCCAAATGGCCAACCGGCAAATCGCACAGTGGTGTTTCGCGGATTTTTGGATGACAGCAATCAGCTACGGATGGCGACCGATGTCCGTAGCCAAAAAATTGACCAGATTCAGCATCAGGCCTACGGTGAACTCTGCTGGTACTTTCCCAAAACCCGCGAGCAGTTTCGCCTAGCAGGATCCTTAACCATGGTCACCCATGCTGAACCAGAGCCGATGCTCCAAACCGCGCGGCGATCGCTCTGGCACGCTCTCTCCCCAGACGCCCGCAGCCAGTTTGCCTGGCCCGATCCCGGTGCGCCACGGACAAAGGAGGGTTCAGACCTAAGCTCAGAAGCGATCGCTGACCTAGACCTAGATCAGCCGCTGGATACCTTCTGTCTGCTGCTGCTAGATCCGGATAGCGTTGATCATCTAGACCTGCGGGGAGAACCGCAACATCGCTGCCTGTATGAGCGCCAAGGAGCAACTTGGACTAGCCAGTCCGTAAATCCTTAG
- the cysE gene encoding serine O-acetyltransferase, giving the protein MLSTLTADFRIIFDRDPAARNWLEVILCYPGLQALVLHRIAHQLHCWRLPLIPRVISHLARFITGVEIHPGAVIGHGVFIDHGMGVVIGETAIIGDYVLIYQGVTLGGTGKESGKRHPTLGNNVVVGAGAKVLGNLEIGDNVRIGAGSVVLRDVPSDCTVVGVPGRIVYRSGERVEPLEHGRLPDSEAQVIRALLDRIEALEKQVEQWQQTAPPQRVLVSMGAPSDHGADQDSDSCRLNDRAIEEFLNGTGI; this is encoded by the coding sequence GTGCTGTCTACCCTAACGGCCGACTTCCGCATCATTTTTGACCGCGACCCGGCAGCCCGCAACTGGCTTGAAGTCATTCTGTGCTACCCCGGGCTACAAGCCTTAGTACTCCATCGCATTGCTCATCAACTCCATTGCTGGCGGCTCCCTCTGATTCCCCGCGTCATTTCCCATCTGGCGCGCTTCATCACCGGCGTTGAAATTCACCCCGGCGCGGTCATTGGTCACGGTGTGTTCATTGACCATGGCATGGGCGTCGTGATTGGCGAAACGGCCATCATCGGCGACTATGTGCTGATTTACCAAGGGGTGACCTTGGGCGGAACCGGCAAGGAAAGCGGTAAACGCCACCCAACCCTAGGCAATAACGTGGTGGTGGGTGCTGGCGCTAAGGTGTTGGGCAATCTAGAAATTGGCGACAATGTGCGGATTGGGGCTGGTTCCGTCGTGCTTCGGGACGTGCCATCCGACTGCACGGTGGTGGGTGTTCCCGGACGGATCGTCTATCGCTCCGGTGAGCGGGTAGAACCGTTGGAGCACGGCCGCCTGCCCGACTCGGAAGCCCAGGTGATTCGAGCCCTCCTCGATCGCATTGAGGCCCTAGAAAAGCAAGTGGAACAATGGCAGCAAACGGCTCCTCCCCAGCGGGTGTTGGTGTCTATGGGTGCGCCATCGGATCACGGAGCTGACCAAGATTCTGACTCCTGCCGCTTGAATGATCGGGCCATCGAAGAGTTTCTTAACGGCACAGGAATTTAG
- a CDS encoding prephenate/arogenate dehydrogenase encodes MKIGIVGLGLIGGSLAIDWRSLGHTILGVSRRPSTCEAAIARGIVDQASCDLALMAEAEVVVLCTPLGAFLPAVDQLLPHLSPETIVTDVGSVKGWVVEAIAPRWENFVGGHPMAGTAESGLDAALTGLFQNCIYAITPTAQTPNRAVEVVTQLARSLQAQVYQCDPQDHDRAVAWISHLPVMVSASLIASCMDEESATVRSLAQTLASSGFRDTSRVGGGNPELGVMMARYNQAAVVRSLQGYRQQLDAILQTIETSDWDSLETLLGQTQSDRPAFVDPV; translated from the coding sequence ATGAAAATTGGCATTGTGGGACTGGGTCTGATTGGCGGATCGCTGGCCATCGATTGGCGATCGCTGGGCCATACCATCTTGGGGGTCAGCCGTCGCCCTAGCACCTGTGAAGCGGCGATCGCTCGCGGCATCGTAGACCAGGCAAGCTGCGACCTAGCTCTGATGGCAGAGGCGGAGGTGGTGGTGCTCTGCACGCCCCTTGGAGCCTTTTTACCCGCAGTGGATCAGCTCTTGCCCCATTTGTCGCCAGAGACGATTGTCACCGATGTGGGTTCGGTGAAGGGCTGGGTAGTGGAGGCGATCGCCCCGCGCTGGGAGAATTTTGTGGGCGGGCATCCCATGGCGGGCACGGCGGAGAGCGGTCTCGATGCTGCCTTGACGGGGCTCTTCCAAAACTGCATCTACGCGATCACGCCCACAGCCCAAACTCCGAACCGGGCCGTGGAGGTGGTCACCCAGCTCGCGCGATCGCTGCAGGCCCAGGTTTACCAGTGCGATCCCCAGGATCACGACCGGGCTGTGGCTTGGATTTCCCACCTGCCGGTGATGGTCAGTGCTAGTTTGATTGCTAGCTGCATGGACGAAGAGAGCGCCACAGTGCGATCGCTTGCCCAAACCCTAGCTAGCTCTGGCTTTCGAGATACGAGTCGGGTGGGCGGCGGCAATCCGGAGCTGGGGGTGATGATGGCCCGGTATAACCAGGCCGCCGTGGTGCGATCGCTGCAGGGCTATCGTCAGCAGTTGGATGCCATCCTCCAAACCATCGAAACCTCCGACTGGGACAGCCTAGAGACATTGCTCGGGCAAACCCAGAGCGATCGCCCCGCCTTTGTCGATCCGGTCTAG